The Thermodesulfobacteriota bacterium DNA window GAAGGGGTTACATGTGATTTTTGTCATACCATAAAAGGCGTAAATCTAGGTAAGCAAGAACCATTTGAATTTGCGCTGGGTTTTGTAAAAAGAGGTCCACTTAAGAGCGACTTGGAAATAGGACATGAGAATCTCTATTCTGAGATCCACCTAAAGGCCGAATTCTGCGCCGGATGTCATGAAGTCGTAAATGAAAATGGATTTCACGTAATGAGCACCTATACGGAATGGAAACGGGGGCCTTATGCGGAAAAGGGGATTCAATGTCAGAATTGTCATATGCCAGAAGAGTTTGGGGTCCCTATTGTTAATCCTGAAATCGCAAGAACCCAACATAATGTAACTGCGCATAAATTTCTAGGGGGACATTCTCAAATAAATATAACCAGGGCTGCAACGCTAACCCAGGTTATCGACAAAGCCGATGACCACATCTCAGTGGTAGTCTATGTAACCAACTCAGAAGCGGGGCATTCTCTACCCACAGGCATTCCTTCACGTAAAGTAATACTCACGGTTAAACTTCTGGATCGCAGGGGACAGGCCCTTGAAAATAAGGAGGTTATATACAGACGAGTTCTCATTGATGGCGAGGGAAGAGAGATTCCAGAAGAAAATATTAAAGATATGTTTCTAAAAGCTACCTCTGTAAAGAGCGATAATCGTATTAGACCAAAGGAAACGCGGAGGGAGGAGTTTACCTTTCCTCTTCCGAAAGGAATTGGGGGGACCCTTTTGGTGGAATCTACATTGGATTATGAATTCAGAGTTCCTTACCTCGAACCAAATATAATGAAGGTAGAGATGGTACGGAATGAAGAAATAATAGAAATTCAGAAACGAAGCATAGGCATATGGGGTTGGTTTGCTTTGCTTGTTGTAGTTTTGGTAGTTTTATTTTTACTGCAAATAACATATCAAAGACTAAGGAGGTAACCCCGGTGGGCGATGAAATCGGAAGAAGGGATTTCTTTGGCACGCTTGTTAAATGGATATTTGGTCTTACAGTGTTAAGCTGGATACCGCCTATGGTAGCATACCTTTTACCAAAATCGGCGGCCGAGACAGAAAAGGTTTTTGTAAACCCTTCGGGTAACCCCATAATGGTGTCGGCTGTCTCAGAAGAGGGATCAAAAGTAGGACTTGCTTTTGGTCACCCCACA harbors:
- a CDS encoding multiheme c-type cytochrome — translated: MLNKVDLFMIILGLLVNPLTVGAMTDHPIVKKEGYTESRVCGTCHTMIYKQWKNSLHASSISDPVFLGVYNEVEQEENRRFCLKCHAPTVRVTGDFDFAQDITKEGVTCDFCHTIKGVNLGKQEPFEFALGFVKRGPLKSDLEIGHENLYSEIHLKAEFCAGCHEVVNENGFHVMSTYTEWKRGPYAEKGIQCQNCHMPEEFGVPIVNPEIARTQHNVTAHKFLGGHSQINITRAATLTQVIDKADDHISVVVYVTNSEAGHSLPTGIPSRKVILTVKLLDRRGQALENKEVIYRRVLIDGEGREIPEENIKDMFLKATSVKSDNRIRPKETRREEFTFPLPKGIGGTLLVESTLDYEFRVPYLEPNIMKVEMVRNEEIIEIQKRSIGIWGWFALLVVVLVVLFLLQITYQRLRR
- a CDS encoding ubiquinol-cytochrome c reductase iron-sulfur subunit, translating into MGDEIGRRDFFGTLVKWIFGLTVLSWIPPMVAYLLPKSAAETEKVFVNPSGNPIMVSAVSEEGSKVGLAFGHPTVVIDYKGELRAFSAVCTHLGCIVQWNKDTGIFLCPCHAGKFDANGNVISGPPPKPLPQYGVKVVGNEIKLLEA